ctgtgtctgtgtgtctgtgaggagGAGCGGGAGAGTCGTCCCCGGTCTGTAGCGCGGGTCTAGCGCGGGTCTAACGCGGGTGCAGCGCGGTGTCTCTCTCGCGGATGTCGCGGGACCGTCACAGAGCCCGCTGCTCGCTCCTGCGTCGTCGGGAGGGAAAGGGCCGCGCGCTTCTCTCCCGCGGAAGGATATCACGCACTGACGCGGTGACGCGCTGCCTTCACGGACCCTCGTTCATCccgacactgtgtgtgtgtgtgtgtgtgtgtgtgtgtgtgtgtgtgtgtgtgtgtgtgtgtgtgtgtgtgtgtgtgtgtgtgtgtgtgtgtgtgtgtgtgtgtgttaacactgtgtgtgtgtgtgtgtgtgtgtgtgtgtgtgtgtgttaacagtgtgtgtgttaacagtgtgtgtgtgtgtgtgtgtaaacagtgtgtgtgtgtgtgtgtgtgtgttaacagtgtgtgtgtgtgtgttaacagtgtgtgtgttaacagtgtgtgtgtgttaacagtgtgtgtaagttaacagtgtgtgtgtgttaacagtgtgtgtgtgttaacagtgtgtgtgtgtgtgttaacagtgtgtgtgttaacagtgtgtgtgttaacagtgtgtgtgtgttaacagtgtgtgtgtgtgtgtgtgttaacagtgtgtgtgtgtgttaacagtgtgtgtgttaacagtgtgtgtgttaacagtgtgtgtgtgtgttaacagtgtgtgtgttaacagtgtgtgtgttaacagtgtgtgtgttaacagtgtgtgtgttaacagtgtgtgtgtgttaacagtgtgtgttaatattattaatagtGTGTAACTTTAATACATTGTTCCTTCTTCATATTTgctgtctttgtttatttaagGATCATCTGTAAAACTGGAGAAAACAAATCATAACTGAACACATGACGTAAACACATAAACTACTCCTTACGCTTCAgcacttatcttatcttatcttaccttaccttatcttaccttaccttatcttacccttaccttaccttaccttatcttaccttaccttatcttatcttatcttaccttaccttaccttaccttaccttaccttaccttaccttaccttaccttaccttaccttatcttaccttaccttaccttatcttaccttatcttaccttaccttaccttacttaccttaccttacttatcttatcttatcttatcttattgttatcttaccttaccttacattgcttattgttattgcttaccttaccttaccttatcttacATTATTCATTGCTTATCTTATCATTGCTTATTTATCTTACCTTATTGCTGTGTTAAATCACTGGTCTTATGCTTCATCTTAAGCTTCACTTGATATAATCAGCATCAAACTGAttcattgcttcattgtttcattgcttcattgtttcattgcttcattgcttcattgtttcattgattcattgtttcattgcttcattgtttcattgcttcattgtttcattgcttcattgcttcattgtttcattgcttcattgtttcattgcttcattgtttcattgcttcattgtttcattgcttcattgtttcattgtttcattgtttcattgtttcattgcttcattgtttcattgcttcattgcttcattgcttcattgtttcattgcttcattgtttcattgtttcattgattcattgtttcattgtttcattgtttcattgcttcattgtttcattgcttcattgattcattgtttcattgtttcattgcttcattgtttcattgcttcattgtttcattgcttcattgcttcattgtttcattgattcattgattcattgcttcattgtttcattgcttcattgattcattgtttcattgcttcattgcttcattgtttcattgcttcattgtttcattgcttcattgtttcattgcttcATTGTTCATTgcattgtttgcattgtttcattgcttcattgcttcattgcttcattgtttcattgattcattgattcattgcttcattgcttcattgtttcattgcttcattgtttcattgtttcattgtttcattgcttcattgattcattgcttcattgattcattgattcattgcttcattgcttcattgtttcattgcttcattgattcattgcttcattgattcattgcttcattgattcattgcttcattgcttcattgtttcattgcttcATTGCTTCATTGCTTCATTGCTTCATTGCTTCGGGGTTCCTGTGCTGCAGGAGTTGGTTCGGATCAGATGAAGATAAACCAGAGATGACGGGACAAAACGGAAGCGTGGAGTTTCCGAGGAGCACGTGAACGCAACAGTCCACTCCTCCCCGCGCGGCCCCGCTGCTCCTCCTGAGCGCGCTCCGTCTCGCACGAGCACACGTGAACGCGACAGCAGACAGTTAGTTTCTGTTTCTGAGAATAAAGGaactttatttgtgttttaaggCTGTTACACTAAGAATGAAGAAAAATCCTCCAATTATTAATGAatgttgtgattattattttattgtattcataataaaatcCTGATGAAACAGATATGTGTATTATCGGATATGTTTGAACAACAGTTCATAAAGAGTTCaactatatagatatatttatttattaatacgAATATTTATCTCAACAACCTCAAACCTGAACTTTAATCTGtaataacttattttatatatttcacatatAAACTTAAAGTCACTACAGTTCtgatgtgatgaagaggaggagaagtacacagaaacacaaaacggAAGTAATCGagtcaagtacaagtacctccaGATAGTACACGTAACTGATAGGACTCATACATTCATTCAGGTAAAACCTTAAACACAGGGTTTGTTCCTGGAACTTAATTCTGAAGTTACTTTATCGTACTTCATATACAGCggagtaactaagtacatttactcaggtGTACTTGGTTCAAGTACTTTACttattaaagtattttcttaAAGTGATGAACATGAATGCATCTCAAATTATAATCCAAtaccataatatatattattctgcatgagtacttttactttgagtACCTTAGTGAGACTTGTGTACTCAGTTTTCTGTGGCCGTACTACCTCTACTCCTCTTTCATCTGGAACAAATCATTTATACGCTGATCATGATCTGTCCCATGAATGCAGAACAAGTCGCTCAGCTCTACATGTATGTACTTGTACCGTCCTGCAGTACTTCCTGTAGTACTGCTGagccatgaacacacacaccaggtaaAAAGGAACCCATTGCTTCTTTATTAGTTTTCGTTTACAGTAGTCTCTCATACGTAGCTGCCTTGAGTTgctctttttgtgtctttttactttttgttccaacttcttcctcatttttttatcaacacAACGGAAGAGTCATGacaaagtataaaaaagaacaaaaacaggatAAATGCCTCTTTTCacaacaaaaactacatttgGCAAAAGGTGAcgatgaaggtgatgaagatgaagatccAGTGCATCTTTAAACGTTGATGAAGAACAAAGAGGAGGGAGACATGTCCGGACATCTGATTGGATAAGAGCTTCAGGGGATTTGTCGTCCAATCAGATTTGATCTCCTCGCTTGTTGCTAGGTGAAGTTTGAAGCTGTGATATGAATCATTGATCCCcaatttacaattaaaaaaaaccaaaacaggtAAATCACAacagaatacaaaaatataaaaactgaccTTTGAACCGCAGAAACATTGATCAGGTGCGTTTATGGCACAACACGGCGTTTATGGCAATTTAATGTTCAACCGCTAATACTTCTTATTTCATGGACGACCAGCGAGGAGTTTTACCTCTACTGCACCTCATCACCgttatgaaaaacattttgtcaaaacaggATCAGATTTCAGTTTCTGACCAGCAGCTCGACTAGCTCGCCAACATGCTATTTTAAAGCTAAAATGGTACCATGTAGCTAACACGTAGGTAGCCAGTATAAGCTGGTTAGCTAAGCACTGTTTAACTTTTTAAACCAGTGGAAAACAATGTTACATAAGCAGTTAGCCAACAGCTGAACCAAACAAGCTAACGCTAGCATAACTTATCCCAGGTGATATCAGTAACAACTGATATTGGTTAGCTAGGTGGTGTTAGCTTGTTTCTCCAGCTAACTAACAAGCTTATAGGTTAGCTCCTTTAAAGAAAAGGTCTTAAATTGTGATTTCTTTGAACAGATGGAACTACATCTTaactagctagcttgctaatgttagctagttAGAGACAATAACAGCTTTCTTGCTCTTTTAGCGAACATGGAGCAATTCAGTTTTAGCTTGTTATCTAAGCTAACGAATGAGCTAATCAGATTTTTGTTCTGTAATAAATTAGCTTATTGAAATTAAAGATCTAAAGTTAGAAATACCACTGGAGCTAAATTTTAGTTAGCTTgctggctaatgttagctagccAGTGACGATGGACAAGCTGTTTACACGCTTGTTCTCTAAActtaaatttgaattatttttcacGTTTGTTGTTCAGGGTTTTTGGGGATTACAAAAGTGCAGCAGAGGTAACGCAACAAAAACTGACAGAACAGCCAGCTAACatcaagctaacatgctaaccaACATGCTAGCCAGTACAAATCTACTGAGCTCATCTCTGAGAAAACATTTGTAGTCCATGATGTGTTTGGCTGCTTGATATGAGAATACAACATTATGAAATATGATACAGAGACACCCACCCTCCCACCCCCGGGGGTCATCCCCATGTTCCCAGAATCCTTTGTTCTTGATATGAACAATGTCCGTCTTCACAGTTCAGGGAGAAGGAGCTTTAACTCTGGGAACATGGACACGCCCCCTCAGTGCAGTGGACACGCCCCCTCAGTGCAGTGGACACACCCCCTCAGCGTCATTAACACGCCCCTCAGTGCCACTCCTGATCACATGATGATCACATGATGTCAGTTCACCcacaaagataaataaacatgactGCTCAGCTGCTTCACTTTGCTCTGATCAAAGATCCAGATGTTCAGTTTGTggttgaatatatttttcataagtCTGAGAAACTACAGAAGCCCATTTAGGCCAAAAACCAAACCGATAAAAagttggaataaaaataaagactcaTGATTATGAGACAGGGAGTCAGAAATATAAGATATTTAGCTTTGATTCATAAAGTCATGAACTTtactcactttaaaaaaaaaagaaagtgagtctgaatgtatatatatatatatatatatatatatatatacacacacatacatatacatgtatatatatatatatatatataatataaataaataaataatacattatatctCATTTCACTGTGCAGAGAGAATCGTTTACTTTTATTCCATCTTGTTTTGTGGCAGAAATGCGCTTCGTAATCTGAACATCTTCATCACGAGGAAGACCAACGGAGATCCATCAGatcaacaggaagtgagacatGAAGGATCAGGAATGTGAGTTTTGGACTGGAggcacaaaaataaattaagaacaAACTCCTGAGAAAACACGATCAATAACTTCCCAATAGAACCTGATCACAGGAAGTAtgaagacgatgatgatgaacatCAAAGACAACGAGGGAAATATGAACGAATGAGGCGATCGTTGAAGACACTGAGGCTCAGattctcacacacgcacacacacacacgcacacacacacacacctgaatgACCTTCACACCTTTGCTCCAAAACATAATAGTGTCACGTTGATCTGTGAGACGTTTAATGGAACAGTCTGACATTTAcagggagcaggggttagcctagcttagcacaaagcctGGGAGCagagggaaactgctagcctagcttagccTGGGAGCAGAtggaaactgctagcctagcttagcacaaagcctGGGAGCAGAGGGAAACTGCTAGTCGAGCTTAGCACAAAGCCTGGGAGCAGGGGGAAACtactagcctagcttagcacaaagcctgggagcagggggaaactactagcctagcttagcacaaagcctGGGAGCAGGGGGAAACTACTAGCGTAGCTAATCATAAAGCCTgggagcagggggaaactgctagcctagcttagcacaaagcctGGGAGCAaagggaaactgctagcctagcttagcacaaagcctaggagcaaaaataccaaaacaatcaaaatggCAGTTCTTCTGACGTTTCATTCATGGTTTTGTTGAGGTGGTCTCGTTTGAATGAACTTTATTTGAATAGAGGATTAGTGTTTGTGTTCAGCGACCTgaagacattaaaaacatgtaGTGTGAGTCGCACGAATTAAAGAAGAATCCCTCTGCAGACACATGAGGACTGACAGAGAGGGGCATTGTGGGTAACGTGTACCAGACTTCATAGAGAAAAGACGCATTTTTGGAGCCTCAATTTAACATCTTAGGGCACTCactgagaaataaatgaatgaaatgtttagcctagcttagcacaaagactggaagcagaggggaactgttagcctagcttagcacaaagactggaagcagaggggaactgttagcctagcttagcacaaagactggaagcagaggtgaactgttagcctagcttagcacaaatactggaAGCAGAGGtgaactgttagcctagcttagcacaaatactggaagcagaggggaactgttagcctagcttagcacaaagactggaagcagaggggaactgttagcctagcttagcacaaatactggaagcagaggggaactgttagcctagcttagcacaaatactggaagcagaggggaactgttagcctagcttagcacaaatactggaagcagaggggaactgttagcctagcCAGAGACAAATGTCAGACCGTCCTTATTATAAaggttcctgtgtgtgtgtgtgtgtgtgtgtgtgtgtgtgtgtgtgtgtgtgtgtgtgtgtgtgtgtgtgtgtgtatgtgtgtgtgtgtgtgtgtgagagacgaGCAGGTGGATGACGGGCATGATGATTGGTCGTAGGATGGAGGGAGTGTTGGGGTGGTGTTTCAAAGGTCATTTACAGTAAactacacatatatacacagacCCATAAATGTACAGAGAACAAATATGTACATGCTCAGGGTTTCTACTATTACCAACAACCTCCCCAgagatcctcctcctcctcctcctcctcctcacggCAGGGGGAATGTTGCACAtgtgcctcctcttcctcctcctcacctgtctgtagTGTAAGGAGGTGGGAGGCGGGGCTTGTGGGCCGTCTAGACCAATGACTGAGTGTCCCGTGAATGAGAAGGACTTTAGCTGTTCTTTAGCAGCGTTCTGTCttcaggaggacaggaggaggaggaggaggaggaggaggaggaggaggaggaggacgacgacgaAGCAGCGGCCGTGGTGgtggcagaggaagaagaggacgaggaggaggaagaggaggcgttGTGCGGAGGGAAGGAGAGCAGCTGTCCGgtctcagaggagaggagggagcagcAACGAAGATCCACcgtctggagggaggagcagcgACGGAGCAACGACACACACTGCTCCGTCACCTTCACACAACCTggaagacagacagggaggggagaggaggtgagacagggaggagagaggaggtgagacagggaggagagaggaggtgagacagggaggagagacaaggaggaggtgagacaaggaggaggagagacagacagacagacagagaggaggacagacagggaggagagaggagatgagacagggaggagagaggaggtgagacagggaggaggaggaggagagagagacagacagacagacagacagacagacagacagacagagaggaggacagacagggaggagagaggaggtgagacagggaggagagacaaggaggaggtgagacaaggaggaggaggagagacaggcaggacagacagacagagaggaggacagacagggacTGACCTGCCAGGTTGATGTGGGTGAGGCCGTCCCTCaggggggagatggaggaggtgagggtgaggAGCGTCTGGTCACTGATGTTTCCACACTGGCTGAGGTCCAGGCGGCTCAGCTGAGGGACGTAACGCACCAACAGACGGGACGACGCGTCCGTCAGCTCCAAACCGGCCAATCGCAGCTCAGTCACATTCTGGAAACGCCCCACTCTGGTCTCACCGTGAGCTGGACGACCAATCAGAGACAAGTTCATGAACCGGGCTGAGTGGCCAATCAGAGGGCAGAGAACAGAAGCGGCCAACAGAGACattaaaggagagagagacaacttTAAGgttagacagagagacagagacagagacagagagagagagagagagagagagacagagagagagagagagacacagagagagagagagagagagagagagagagagagagagagagagagagagagagagagagagagagagacacacagagagagagacagagagagagagagagagagagagagagagagctttaaAACAGGAGGGTTCCCTCTCaggtgacgtgtgtgtgtgtgtgtgtgtgtgtgtgtgtgtgtgtgtgtgtgtgtgtgtgtgtgtgtgtgtgtgtgtgtgtgcgtgtgtctctcACCTGTCCTGGTGTCAGGTGGGGGGGCGAGCAGATCTCTCAGGTGAGAGTCTTTGAGGTCCTCAACTCTGCTGAGGTCCAGCAGCTTCAGACAGGGACAGATGGCCTGACACAGAGCGGAGACCGCCGGCCACGGACACCCAGAGACATTCAGCTCCAACAGacctgaggacagacaggtgagacggAGGTGAGACgagaggtgagacagaggtgagacggaggtgagacagaggtgagacgggaggtgagacagaggtGAGACGGGAGGTGAGACgggaggtgagacagaggtGAGACGGAGGTGAGACAGAGGTGAGACAGAGGTGAGACGAGAGGTGAGATGGGAGGTGAGACGGAGGTGAGACGGAGGTGAGACGAGAGGTGAGACGGGAGGTGAGCAGAACAATTCTCATTATCTGAAGAAGACTGTGAGGAGCAGCTGAAAGCTCCAGAGAAAGACAATAAGTGAACGTTGAGTTTAGATTTTTATGAACAAAGCTTTTCATGTTCAGGAGAGTTAATAAAGGTTTGTGGAGACAGaaggtaaacaggaagtgaggcaCACCTGGTAGGCGGTTGATGAGCCACATCAGCTGTTTCTTGGAGATGTTGGTACAACCCAGGTTCAGGGAGACGGGCTGCCGGCGGATGATACCACTCAGCATGGGGGGGGTGATGGAGCGCTGCCGGCTCAGATCGATCTGAGTCCACAACCTCTTATCACAACacctgaagaagaaacaagaggCAGGGTGAGGTCACAGGGTGAGGTCACAGGGTGAGGTCACGGGGTGAGGTCACGGGGTGAGGTCACGGGGTGAGGTCACGGGGTGAGGTCACGGGGTGAGGTCACGGGGTGAGTTCACGGGGTGAGGTCACGGGGTGAGTTCACGGGGTGAGGTCACGAGGGTGAGGTCACAGGGTGAGGTCACAGGGTGAGTTCACAGGGTGAGGTCACGGGGTGAGGTCACGGGGTGAGGTCACGGGGTGAGGTCACGGGGTGAGGTCACAGGGTGTGAGGTCACAGGGTGTGAGGTCACAGGGTGAGGTCACTCACCAGCGGCTCCAGGTGCGACACACcctcatgcagacacacagctctctcTGGCTCAGGTGAGTAAAGACTCTGAGCCACACGTCCCGTGTCATGATGTGGGAGGAGCCAGAGTCCAGCGGCAGGCAGCTGGGCTCGGGGCAGGTGGGGGGCGCACCAGGTGCCTCTCCATCTGAACGGGCCGGGGGCGAGGGGACGGCGGGGGGGGCTGCGCTTCATTATCTGGGAGCGGGGGCGAGGCGGGACGGCTGCGAGCAGGGGGACGCCGCCATCGCTGACATCATCAGGctgcctcccccctccccgTTGGAGCTGGGGATGGAGGAGTTGCTGTTTCTGGACGTCTGGTTCTTACTGTTGCTACGGATCTTGTTGCCGCGGCTCCCGCTGCCtttggccccgccccctcccccCACTGTGTCTGTGATTGGTGAGAACGCCGCTCGcgttctccttctctccccttccctccccctcctgtcCCTCCTCGTGTCCGTCCGTTGCGGGCCTCCTGCCCGTTGCTGCGCTGCTTCCCCGTGAAGCTGTCGTGCTGCGAGGACGGAGGCATCTGATTGGAGGAGAGGGGTGAGGGCGGGGGGGGAGGCGGAGTTCTTCCTGCTCCTGTCAGAGGGAggtgtgtcctcctcctctccgtccaGCAGTCCACCTTTACGTCCTCGCAGAGGTAACcccgcctctcctcctcccactctccGTCGGGCCTTCTCCCCTCCTCCATGCTCCTCCTCCcgcagctcctcctcccccctccctccctcatcctccGACTCCTCGCTGGCGCTGAAGCCCAGCTCGGCGAGACGtcgctccctctctcgctccctctcccGCTCGCTGCGACTCCTCTCTCGCTCCGTCCGGCCCCCGCTGCTGTTGCCGTAGACGACGGGAGGAGGCGGggcaggggaggaggaagaaggggaggaGCCTCCTCCCGCCTGCTCCTCCCTGAGGGAGTCGTCGGAGTCGGACTCGGAGTCGGACtcggagctggaggaggaggaggaggaggactctgGCCGGCGCTCCAGCAGACACATCCTCTTAAAGCGCTCCAGCTTCTCCCTGTGGTGGGAGCGCTGGTCTGCACTGGACggcccccctcctccccccccaggTTGAGACGACGACGTGGAGGAGCCCTGTagtcctcctgctgctgctcctcctacCGACGAGGTGGGACCATTGGACTCCACCGCCTCCTGTTTGGGTTTCTGATGGAGAACCAAACGTTACGATCACGACTTCTTCAACAgtctttataataataataataataataataattacaataatattaataataaaaaaataatactattaataataataacaataataaaaaataatactattaataataataataaaaataatatgaataacaataatattaataataaaaaataatactattaataataataacaataatattaataacagtattaataataatacgtaTTCTCATTAATAACAATAAGTAATATTTGCATTcgtaataataatcattataaataaatgtttggtaCCTTTTTGAGGCGTTTCTCGTGGGCGCCCTtcatctgagagagagaaaggaagcagagacagtgagacaggaagcagagacagtgagacaggaagcagagacagtgagacagagtcGGAGCTGTAGACAGGTTCAACGTAGAGCTGGATCATCagatcatttgatttattaaaacatgattaaacTGTTATTGAGCTGCATGTGTTTAAGACTTTGATGTCATAATAACGTgactgtgatgtcatcatccGCTGACACAGTCTAACACATGGACATGGTTGTGgatctgctctgtgattggtcgaCACTCCACCTTCTTCTTGGTCCCGCTGTCCTGAGGcagctccttctccttcttcctcttgtgTCCCCCCTCaggcctccctccctcctccagggAGGGAGGGGCTTTCTTTTTAGGGGGGGGGTCGTCTGTGAGCTTCCAGCGGCCGACCTCCCCGTTATCCAGCCGCCGCTTCCCCAAGCCGTCCGCCTGGTCctggacacaaacatgaaccAGTGTTAGTACGGACGagtacagaaaataaaaaaatactatgagAATGAAGTATTTTATGAGAAAAGTTGTAATATTTCATGAATGAAGTAATTTTAATTTTAGAAtttcaaaagtcaaaaataaatgttaaatgtatattttttttattaaatcaattttgtttaatttaaattaaagttaaaataaaaaaggaaattaagtctcttataaaattatattttatttttcagtacaacatttcttttccttttaaaagtacaatttaattttaaaaatatcaaaataattttataaacacatttgtttatttcttatgAGGACACCTGGTCACCAACCATCTGTGGTGACCTGGGTTCTGTATAAACCACAGACTGACGTAGTTACACCTTTATGTCGTTATactgttgatggagcagctactatgttagcttagcatagcaccAACCATCCAAACTCCACTcagaaaacaagctttttaaagTTGTCTGCTTGTCGTTCTGCAGACGGACATGAATTCAGACTTCTTACAAATCAACATCATGATGTAAATgtttcagtatatatatatatatatatatatatatatatatatatccagctGGGGGACGGAGCTAAGCCCCTCCCCGTTCTCTCACCACACTAAAATGTTCTGGTGTGAGCTCACTAAAGCACCAATAAAGGATCAGCACTCATTCCAGTGGGACATGAACTGGTCTGACTCTTACCTTACTGGTTTTGCCCTCCTTGTGGCACTTCGGACACTCCCAGCAGTTTGGGATCTCATCGTTGATGATTCCTTCAGCTTTACCCATCTGATGATACACAAACAGTCAGCATATGATTATTACCATAATAACACAACAATGATAaggataataatgataataatatctataataataaggataataataatatattaacgATAATACTAATAAAATTGGTAAcaataatgatacaaataataactataataatggcaattataataataataataatgacgaTAAcgataaattaatacaaataatgataataataataattctaatatttataataacgataatgatgataataaggctaataataatatatataagaataattacaataataataatattgatcaTAAcgataataatgaataaaataataactgataataataaaatcaataatactggtaataatgatacaaataataacgataatagtaataatgataataatttatcataattattattgttctcattattattatcatcataataaagtcattatgatgataataaaaaaacattattaacaataacaataacaataacaataataataataatgataatacg
This genomic window from Anoplopoma fimbria isolate UVic2021 breed Golden Eagle Sablefish chromosome 11, Afim_UVic_2022, whole genome shotgun sequence contains:
- the zgc:158376 gene encoding LOW QUALITY PROTEIN: F-box/LRR-repeat protein 19 (The sequence of the model RefSeq protein was modified relative to this genomic sequence to represent the inferred CDS: inserted 1 base in 1 codon; deleted 1 base in 1 codon) translates to MSGSKALGGGLVGARRRRTRCRRCQACKRTECGECNFCKDMKKFGGPGRMKQSCFLRQCTAPVLPHTAVCFSCGEAGKENTVESEEEKFSLSLMECTICNEIIHPSCLKMGKAEGIINDEIPNCWECPKCHKEGKTSKDQADGLGKRRLDNGEVGRWKLTDDPPPKKKAPPSLEEGGRPEGGHKRKKEKELPQDSGTKKKMKGAHEKRLKKKPKQEAVESNGPTSSVGGAAAGGLQGSSTSSSQPGGGGGGPSSADQRSHHREKLERFKRMCLLERRPESSSSSSSSSESDSESDSDDSLREEQAGGGSSPSSSSPAPPPPVVYGNSSGGRTERERSRSERERERERERRLAELGFSASEESEDEGGRGEEELREEEHGGGEKARRRVGGGEAGLPLRGRKGGLLDGEEEDTPPSDRSRKNSASPPALTPLLQSDASVLAARQLHGEAAQQRAGGPQRTDTRRDRRGREGERRRTRAAFSPITDTVGGGGGAKGSGSRGNKIRSNSKNQTSRNSNSSIPSSNGEGGGSLMMSAMAASPCSQPSRLPRPRPVQMERHLVRPPXCPEPSCLPLDSGSSHIMTRDVWLRVFTHLSQRELCVCMRVCRTWSRWCCDKRLWTQIDLSRQRSITPPMLSGIIRRQPVSLNLGCTNISKKQLMWLINRLPGLLELNVSGCPWPAVSALCQAICPCLKLLDLSRVEDLKDSHLRDLLAPPPDTRTARFMNLSLIGRPAHGETRVGRFQNVTELRLAGLELTDASSRLLVRYVPQLSRLDLSQCGNISDQTLLTLTSSISPLRDGLTHINLAGCVKVTEQCVSLLRRCSSLQTVDLRCCSLLSSETGQLLSFPPHNASSSSSSSSSSSATTTAAASSSSSSSSSSSSSSSSSCPPEDRTLLKNS